Sequence from the Paramisgurnus dabryanus chromosome 3, PD_genome_1.1, whole genome shotgun sequence genome:
gcatctcactgtccctccactttaaaataattggctacattttttgagtggcagctaagtcagccaatcagtaatgagattgcaagttaagccagtagggggagccaaataggtgcaaaaccacttgtttaaaacccccaccctaatagagctctctgagagaggtttttaggaagcttctaaggcattacagacccaaacaaaacattttttgtgtacatgtcacatcacagaatgAGGATAAATATCCCGTTCAATCATtttatgtcacctttaagaaaagttaagaaaattaataaatgtgaaGTTTGACCATACCCCGTTTACCCCTGCCTGATGATGAAGTGTCCACAGTGTTTTGGGTGGGGCACATGGTAGGTGGACCtggattaaaaaaacaaatatgggCTTCTGGAAAGCTTACATCAACAAAATGGTTTTATAACAGACAAAAGCTTTACCTTGACAGTCCGGTCAGAAGAGCACGTGTAGAGGGTCCCGGGTGAGGAGTGGATGCCCGTGACCATCGCATTGTGAATGTTAAATTTGGAAATGGGTGTCAGGGAGCCATTTTTCAAAGAGAAGGTGTGGACGAGTCCACGATTGTCTCCAGCCCAAACCTCTCGATCGCTGTAGGACATCGACAGCAGGTAGGAGCGCAGCTGTGGACAATAAAAGCAATGTGATTacaaaaaacttacattttcttTACAGCTGAAAcctttattgttttatattctGTGTGCGTGTATACCTGACGCCTCTGCAGAAGTTTTCCTGCCCTACGGTCATACAGAGCAATGGTTTGGTCTTTACTGCCAGATAATATAAACTGGTCATTAGATGCCAGGGACAGCACAGCATCACTGTGGTGATGAAGACTCGTGACCAATGGATCTGTAGCTATACCGCataaatttcaatattttaattattgaatatattttattatttaatatttttaataaacatgtaTGTACAAGAACTGAAGAACTTCTCATTAGCCTAATTTAATTCATAACAAGATCCCAAGTGTAAGTGACTTACCTCGGGTGTCATAGATGTTTATTTTCTGATCATGTAATCCAGCCAGCACAGTCTCTCCTTCACAGGACATACATAATACGGCAGCTTTGCACTTGTATAGACCCCGCTCAGCCCCTCCCGCTGCAAGATCCCATAGTCTGACAGTGCTGTCGAATGATCCTGATGCCAGCAGAGGCCCACTTGATGCCAGGCACCACACCCATCCACGGTGGGTGCTAATAAAACCCCTGTCCCCTAGCATATGCAATAACGTCCCTCTGGAGCCTTGTCGAAGGTCCCAGAGGTTCACGTTTCTGTCCCTGGAGCCAGAAGCACACAGCGCCCCCTCTCCACCCAACAGCAGGACACAATTCACATCTGCAAAGTGGCCAGAAGGGAGTACGATGTGCTCCAAGGGTGAAGAAGGACTGTCGGACGTAGAACTTTCGGCATCTATCCCCTGTGGCCTGTGAGGGCCATTCTGAGCTCCGATGAGCACATTTTCATCCCCGACCTCTGCATTAACATTCAAATCAACATTCTCCACATTTTCATTCGCGACCTCTGCATCAGTTTTCAAATCTACATCCTGCACATTTTCATCTGCGACCTCTGCATCAACATTCAAATCAACATTCTCCTGCATTTCAGCCGAATCGTCCCCAGCTACCTGTTCTTCGCCATCCATCGCATCAGCTGCCCCTGCCAAATCTTCCCGATGTTCCTCTTGCCCTGTCCAGAAACCAATCAGCTGTTCCATTTCCAAGCAGGCTTTAGACCAGTCAAAGTCATCCTTTGGTCCTACAGGAAATGACGTACGAGGGCCTGACAGTTTTTGAGCTCGAAGTTGCCACACCAGGCGGTCCTCATTGACCCTTCCCAACTCCTGACAGACCTAAACGCAGAAAGACACACGtcacattttttttaccatatcaCATAATAAGATATCCACTcaactaaaggattattaggaacacatgttcaatttctcattaatgcaattttctaatcaaccaatcacatggcagttgcttcaatgcatttagggatgTGGTCCTGGTCATGACAATCTCccgaactccaaactgaatgtcagaatgggaaaggtgatttaagcaattttgagcgtggcatgttggtgccagacgggccagtctaagtatttcacaatcttctcagttactgggattttcatgcacaataatttctagggtttacaaagaatggt
This genomic interval carries:
- the fbxw9 gene encoding F-box/WD repeat-containing protein 9 isoform X2, giving the protein MSQQKSRLIGPGNIFPLFKCPILVCQELGRVNEDRLVWQLRAQKLSGPRTSFPVGPKDDFDWSKACLEMEQLIGFWTGQEEHREDLAGAADAMDGEEQVAGDDSAEMQENVDLNVDAEVADENVQDVDLKTDAEVANENVENVDLNVNAEVGDENVLIGAQNGPHRPQGIDAESSTSDSPSSPLEHIVLPSGHFADVNCVLLLGGEGALCASGSRDRNVNLWDLRQGSRGTLLHMLGDRGFISTHRGWVWCLASSGPLLASGSFDSTVRLWDLAAGGAERGLYKCKAAVLCMSCEGETVLAGLHDQKINIYDTRATDPLVTSLHHHSDAVLSLASNDQFILSGSKDQTIALYDRRAGKLLQRRQLRSYLLSMSYSDREVWAGDNRGLVHTFSLKNGSLTPISKFNIHNAMVTGIHSSPGTLYTCSSDRTVKVHLPCAPPKTLWTLHHQAGVNGLSVEADTLAIASADMNVEVWRPRC
- the fbxw9 gene encoding F-box/WD repeat-containing protein 9 isoform X1 translates to MSSPSVTLEDEETKRCTAGANSEKAQSSSKINSNDPPHPTPDRLSLDSSIIATGMSPSPSSDGTSLLSLPWEIVTQIASHLPADCIINVLPQVCQELGRVNEDRLVWQLRAQKLSGPRTSFPVGPKDDFDWSKACLEMEQLIGFWTGQEEHREDLAGAADAMDGEEQVAGDDSAEMQENVDLNVDAEVADENVQDVDLKTDAEVANENVENVDLNVNAEVGDENVLIGAQNGPHRPQGIDAESSTSDSPSSPLEHIVLPSGHFADVNCVLLLGGEGALCASGSRDRNVNLWDLRQGSRGTLLHMLGDRGFISTHRGWVWCLASSGPLLASGSFDSTVRLWDLAAGGAERGLYKCKAAVLCMSCEGETVLAGLHDQKINIYDTRATDPLVTSLHHHSDAVLSLASNDQFILSGSKDQTIALYDRRAGKLLQRRQLRSYLLSMSYSDREVWAGDNRGLVHTFSLKNGSLTPISKFNIHNAMVTGIHSSPGTLYTCSSDRTVKVHLPCAPPKTLWTLHHQAGVNGLSVEADTLAIASADMNVEVWRPRC